The following coding sequences lie in one Candidatus Methylomirabilis sp. genomic window:
- a CDS encoding OmpH family outer membrane protein has product MARSMCGGRWWLFCGAAVVVLMVSVSWAADPSTRLGFVDLQLVISQSKEGQAAMNTVKAEAAEKQKEISAKEAEIKQMDADLQKQASALSDAAKKDREEEIRRKLRDLKRVTEDFNRDLAKRESEMVNDLLRDLTVVIRDYGKEKGFTLIVEKGQSGVIYGNDAADLTKEILERYNTRRTKK; this is encoded by the coding sequence ATGGCGCGATCGATGTGCGGTGGACGATGGTGGCTGTTCTGTGGGGCTGCGGTGGTAGTATTGATGGTATCCGTGAGCTGGGCCGCGGATCCCTCGACGAGGCTCGGGTTTGTAGACCTTCAGTTGGTCATCTCGCAGTCGAAAGAGGGGCAGGCTGCGATGAATACGGTGAAGGCGGAGGCGGCCGAGAAACAGAAAGAGATCAGCGCGAAAGAGGCCGAGATCAAGCAGATGGATGCGGATCTCCAGAAGCAGGCATCCGCCCTGAGTGATGCCGCAAAGAAGGATAGAGAGGAAGAGATTCGACGCAAGTTGCGTGATCTCAAGCGAGTGACCGAGGATTTCAACCGTGACTTGGCCAAGCGGGAAAGCGAGATGGTGAACGATCTGCTCCGAGATCTCACGGTTGTGATTCGGGACTATGGCAAAGAAAAAGGGTTTACCCTTATTGTTGAGAAAGGGCAGAGCGGTGTCATCTACGGTAACGATGCGGCCGACCTTACCAAAGAGATCCTGGAACGCTACAACACCCGTCGAACGAAAAAGTAG
- the lpxD gene encoding UDP-3-O-(3-hydroxymyristoyl)glucosamine N-acyltransferase: MQLRELAEKLRCRLVGNGEIEVNRLAPLHEAGEGDLAFVANARDLPKLEASKASAVIAHEGSPPCSKPALLTNDPYLAFVQALRLFYTPDRPTRGVHPSSIVQEGVCLAEDVAIGPLSVVEAGVTIGQRSIVGAQVYIGKGTRVGVDCRFYPQVMIRDGVEIGDRVIIHSGAVIGSDGFGYRKDGQGVRIKIPQVGRVILEDDVEIGANVTIDRATMGTTRIKRGTKIDNLVQIAHNVVVGADTVIAALSGISGSTTIGDRVTLAGQVGIADHVEIGDDVTVGAQAGVTKSLPPGGVFLGFPAVPHLEFKRSVAAVNRIPQLLMAIKRIEARLASLEDTMRERREEAQPSQPASEGGPQ, encoded by the coding sequence ATGCAACTGCGGGAACTGGCCGAAAAACTGAGGTGTCGGCTGGTAGGTAACGGTGAGATCGAGGTCAATCGTCTCGCTCCACTGCACGAGGCGGGCGAGGGAGACTTGGCCTTTGTCGCGAACGCCCGCGATTTGCCAAAGCTGGAAGCGAGCAAGGCCTCTGCCGTCATTGCACATGAGGGGAGCCCACCCTGCTCCAAGCCGGCGCTGCTGACGAACGATCCCTATCTCGCCTTTGTCCAAGCCCTCCGTCTTTTCTACACCCCGGACCGCCCAACTCGTGGCGTCCATCCATCCAGCATCGTGCAGGAGGGCGTATGTCTGGCAGAGGATGTCGCGATCGGGCCGCTTTCGGTCGTTGAGGCAGGCGTAACGATTGGCCAGAGAAGCATTGTGGGCGCCCAGGTCTATATCGGGAAGGGTACGCGTGTCGGCGTTGACTGTCGGTTCTACCCGCAGGTCATGATCCGGGACGGCGTCGAGATCGGCGATCGAGTGATTATCCACAGCGGAGCGGTAATCGGGAGCGATGGCTTCGGGTATCGCAAGGACGGACAGGGAGTCCGTATCAAGATCCCACAGGTGGGACGGGTGATTCTCGAGGATGATGTGGAAATCGGCGCTAACGTCACGATCGATCGGGCGACGATGGGGACGACGCGGATCAAGCGTGGGACTAAGATCGACAATCTGGTCCAGATCGCACATAACGTTGTCGTGGGAGCGGATACGGTGATCGCGGCCCTGAGCGGCATCTCCGGCAGTACCACGATCGGGGATCGGGTGACACTGGCCGGCCAGGTCGGGATTGCCGATCATGTCGAGATCGGCGATGATGTCACCGTGGGAGCGCAGGCTGGAGTCACCAAGAGCCTTCCGCCTGGGGGTGTCTTTCTGGGTTTTCCCGCCGTGCCACATCTCGAATTCAAGCGCAGCGTCGCCGCGGTAAATCGGATCCCTCAGCTCCTGATGGCCATCAAGCGCATTGAAGCGCGTCTAGCATCGTTAGAGGATACCATGAGGGAACGGAGGGAGGAGGCGCAGCCTTCTCAGCCAGCGTCCGAGGGGGGACCCCAGTGA
- the fabZ gene encoding 3-hydroxyacyl-ACP dehydratase FabZ, which produces MIDIRQIQEMLPHRYPFLLVDRILEIEPGKRVVGLKNVTINEAFFQGHFPGQPIMPGVLVIEAMAQVGGVLLMRTMNVSAEKKLLYFTGIDRARFRRPVLPGDQVRFEIELLQLRSRTCRMHARAFVQDKLTAEAELTCMVVDRETPNLPPGVPVVMEE; this is translated from the coding sequence GTGATCGATATTCGACAGATTCAGGAGATGCTTCCCCACCGCTATCCTTTCCTTCTGGTCGATCGAATCCTTGAGATCGAGCCCGGAAAGAGGGTAGTGGGGCTTAAGAACGTCACCATCAACGAGGCGTTCTTTCAGGGCCACTTTCCAGGGCAGCCGATTATGCCTGGCGTGCTGGTGATTGAGGCGATGGCGCAGGTCGGAGGGGTCCTGCTGATGCGGACGATGAACGTGAGCGCCGAAAAGAAACTCCTGTATTTTACCGGCATCGACCGGGCCAGGTTTCGCAGGCCTGTGCTGCCGGGTGATCAGGTGAGATTCGAGATCGAACTGCTTCAACTCAGGAGCCGCACCTGTCGAATGCACGCCAGAGCCTTCGTGCAGGACAAGCTGACTGCGGAGGCTGAGTTGACGTGTATGGTCGTTGACCGGGAAACGCCGAACCTGCCTCCAGGTGTTCCCGTCGTAATGGAAGAATAA
- the lpxA gene encoding acyl-ACP--UDP-N-acetylglucosamine O-acyltransferase, translated as MVRIHPSAVVAPEATLASDCTIGAFSVIGPDVTVGSGTVIGSHTLIEGITEIGERCQIFSHVVLGAAPQIFQDRSEKTRLVISDETVIREFASVHRGSSKGRGTTVLGHRNYIMAYAHIAHDCLLRDDVVVASQAGLAGHVEVEDRVVIGGQAGIHQFVRIGQYAMVGACSAVLQDIPPFLKAQGNRAKCYGLNTVGLRRHGVCQETILRLKQAYRLLFLSNLNTSQALERIASEVSSCPEIEHLMHFIKLSARGIAR; from the coding sequence ATGGTACGGATTCATCCGTCAGCGGTTGTTGCGCCGGAGGCTACGCTCGCATCGGACTGTACCATTGGCGCCTTTTCGGTCATCGGTCCTGATGTCACTGTGGGATCCGGGACCGTCATCGGCTCGCATACCCTTATCGAGGGGATCACAGAGATTGGGGAACGGTGTCAGATCTTCTCTCACGTCGTCCTTGGCGCGGCGCCCCAGATCTTCCAGGACAGAAGCGAGAAGACCAGACTGGTGATCAGCGATGAGACAGTCATCCGGGAGTTCGCCTCGGTCCATCGCGGCTCTTCGAAAGGCAGGGGTACCACGGTGCTGGGGCACCGGAATTACATCATGGCCTATGCGCACATCGCACACGATTGCCTCTTACGCGATGACGTCGTGGTCGCCAGCCAAGCTGGGCTGGCCGGCCACGTTGAGGTCGAAGATCGAGTAGTTATCGGCGGGCAGGCAGGGATCCATCAGTTCGTCCGTATCGGACAATATGCCATGGTTGGTGCCTGCTCCGCGGTACTGCAGGACATCCCGCCCTTTCTCAAGGCGCAGGGGAACCGGGCCAAGTGCTACGGTTTAAATACGGTCGGGCTTCGCCGCCATGGCGTCTGCCAGGAGACGATCCTTCGCCTCAAGCAAGCCTATCGATTGCTTTTCCTTTCCAACCTGAACACGTCCCAGGCCCTGGAGAGGATTGCGTCGGAGGTGAGCTCCTGTCCGGAGAT